A stretch of Anaeromyxobacter dehalogenans 2CP-1 DNA encodes these proteins:
- the asnB gene encoding asparagine synthase (glutamine-hydrolyzing) encodes MCGIAGIVSLRDGSPPPGLDELQAMTGALRHRGPDEFGLYRDARAGLGHARLSIIDLATGQQPLSNEDGTLWIAFNGEIFNYLELREELVALGHRFRTRSDTEVIVHAFEAWGEDAFARFNGQFAVALWDSARRRLVLARDRVGVRPLYLCEHAGRLWFASEVCALFAGAPDLPRALDPVGLAETFTFWTVVPPQSVFAGVTELEPGHVRTVSREGTTDRAFWEPSYPAGERGFRGSLDEAVERVRASLEQAVRLRMLRADVPVGSYLSGGLDSSLVAALGRRVKGDRFCTYSIRFEDAEYDETAFQRAVAALIESDHREIVVRRADIAEAFPQVVAHAERPLLRTAPAPLFLLSRLVRDSGIKVVLTGEGADEMFAGYDLFREGKVRRFWGRQPASVLRPRLLERLYPYLARSPVAQRAMAREFFGRGREAPGVPGFAHQTRWQSAAALQRIFTPGVREAARSVDVVARLLRDLPPSFGAWATLSQDQYLEVRTLLSGYLLSSQGDRMLMAHSVEGRFPFLDADVIELANALPPSYKLRVLDEKHALKRAAAGLVPPEIVRRPKQPYRAPDALSFVGPGAPGWAAELMSPEGVARAGVFEPRAVDRLWRKCQASAGGEQLSNADNMAVVGVLSTGLLHDRLVRRAPERAGRLQLTTLVDRLGERPGLANGFQERQAT; translated from the coding sequence ATGTGCGGCATCGCCGGCATCGTCTCGCTGCGCGACGGGAGCCCGCCGCCGGGGCTCGACGAGCTCCAGGCGATGACCGGCGCGCTGCGGCACCGCGGCCCCGACGAGTTCGGCCTGTACCGCGACGCCCGCGCCGGCCTCGGCCACGCGCGCCTCTCGATCATCGACCTCGCCACCGGGCAGCAGCCGCTCTCCAACGAGGACGGCACGCTGTGGATCGCGTTCAACGGCGAGATCTTCAACTACCTGGAGCTGCGCGAGGAGCTCGTCGCGCTCGGGCACCGGTTCCGGACGCGCAGCGACACCGAGGTGATCGTCCACGCGTTCGAGGCGTGGGGCGAGGACGCGTTCGCGCGCTTCAACGGCCAGTTCGCGGTGGCGCTGTGGGACTCGGCGCGCCGGCGGCTGGTGCTGGCGCGCGACCGGGTCGGCGTCCGGCCGCTCTACCTCTGCGAGCACGCCGGTCGGCTGTGGTTCGCCTCCGAGGTGTGCGCGCTGTTCGCGGGCGCGCCGGACCTCCCGCGCGCGCTGGACCCGGTGGGCCTGGCGGAGACGTTCACGTTCTGGACGGTGGTGCCGCCGCAGTCGGTGTTCGCCGGCGTGACCGAGCTCGAGCCCGGCCACGTCCGCACGGTGTCGCGCGAGGGCACCACCGACCGCGCGTTCTGGGAGCCGTCGTACCCCGCAGGCGAGCGCGGCTTCCGCGGCTCGCTCGACGAGGCCGTCGAGCGCGTGCGGGCGTCGCTCGAGCAGGCGGTCCGGCTGCGGATGCTCCGGGCCGACGTGCCGGTGGGCAGCTACCTCTCCGGCGGGCTGGACAGCTCGCTGGTGGCGGCGCTGGGCCGGCGCGTGAAGGGCGACCGCTTCTGCACGTACTCGATCCGCTTCGAGGACGCGGAGTACGACGAGACCGCGTTCCAGCGCGCGGTGGCGGCCCTGATCGAGAGCGATCACCGCGAGATCGTCGTCCGCCGCGCCGACATCGCCGAGGCGTTCCCGCAGGTCGTCGCGCACGCCGAGCGGCCCCTGCTCCGGACCGCGCCGGCGCCGCTGTTCCTGCTCTCGCGGCTGGTGCGCGACTCCGGGATCAAGGTCGTGCTCACCGGCGAGGGCGCCGACGAGATGTTCGCCGGCTACGACCTCTTCCGCGAGGGCAAGGTGCGCCGGTTCTGGGGCCGGCAGCCCGCGTCGGTGCTCCGCCCGCGCTTGCTGGAGCGGCTCTACCCGTATCTCGCGCGGTCCCCGGTGGCCCAGCGGGCCATGGCGAGGGAGTTCTTCGGCAGGGGCCGCGAGGCGCCGGGGGTGCCCGGCTTCGCGCACCAGACCCGCTGGCAGTCGGCGGCGGCGCTCCAGCGGATCTTCACGCCGGGCGTCCGCGAGGCGGCGCGGTCGGTGGACGTGGTGGCGCGCCTGCTCCGCGATCTGCCGCCTTCGTTCGGCGCCTGGGCCACGCTCTCGCAGGATCAGTACCTGGAGGTGCGCACGCTGCTCTCGGGGTACCTGCTGTCGTCCCAGGGCGACCGGATGCTGATGGCGCACTCGGTGGAGGGGCGCTTCCCGTTCCTCGACGCGGACGTGATCGAGCTCGCGAACGCGCTCCCGCCCTCGTACAAGCTCCGCGTGCTCGACGAGAAGCACGCGCTGAAGCGCGCCGCGGCAGGGCTGGTGCCGCCCGAGATCGTGCGCCGGCCCAAGCAGCCCTACCGCGCGCCCGACGCGCTCAGCTTCGTCGGGCCCGGCGCGCCGGGGTGGGCCGCCGAGCTGATGAGCCCGGAGGGCGTCGCGCGCGCCGGCGTGTTCGAGCCGCGTGCGGTGGACCGGCTCTGGCGGAAGTGCCAGGCGTCCGCGGGCGGGGAGCAGCTCTCGAACGCGGACAACATGGCGGTGGTGGGCGTGCTGTCCACGGGCCTGCTGCACGATCGGCTGGTGCGGAGGGCGCCGGAGCGGGCCGGCCGGCTCCAGCTCACGACCTTGGTGGACCGCCTGGGCGAGCGCCCCGGCCTTGCGAACGGATTCCAGGAGAGGCAGGCGACATGA
- the nadE gene encoding NAD(+) synthase: MFTRDVLKIDAPLVSERIEGSIREQVLGTLRRRGAVVGMSGGIDSSVVASLCVRALGADRVVGLLMPERDSSGDALRLGRMLAAHLGIRHVVEDIAPALEGLGCYARQLEAIRMAVPEYGDGWRCKLTLPSLLEGERLNITSLTVSDPRGTQRTVRMPPAAYLQMVAATNFKQRTRKMMEYYHADRLNYAVAGTPNRLEYDQGFFVKQGDGAADFKPIAHLYKTQVYALAEHLGVPEEIRRRPPTTDTFSLAQTQEEFYFALPYREMDLCLWAHEHDTPAAEVAPVLGLTPEQVERVYRDIEAKRRVSRYLHQAPLLVADPRG, encoded by the coding sequence ATGTTCACCAGAGACGTCCTGAAGATCGACGCGCCGCTCGTCTCCGAGCGGATCGAGGGGAGCATCCGCGAGCAGGTCCTGGGGACCCTGCGTCGCCGTGGCGCGGTCGTCGGGATGTCCGGGGGCATCGACAGCTCGGTGGTCGCCTCGCTCTGCGTCCGCGCGCTCGGCGCGGATCGGGTGGTGGGCCTGCTCATGCCGGAGCGCGACTCGTCCGGCGACGCGCTGCGGCTGGGCCGCATGCTGGCCGCCCACCTCGGCATCCGGCACGTGGTGGAGGACATCGCCCCGGCGCTGGAGGGGCTGGGCTGCTATGCGCGCCAGCTCGAGGCGATCCGCATGGCGGTGCCGGAGTACGGAGACGGCTGGCGCTGCAAGCTCACGCTCCCCTCGCTCCTGGAGGGCGAGCGGCTCAACATCACCAGCCTCACCGTGTCGGATCCCCGAGGAACCCAGCGGACCGTGCGCATGCCGCCCGCGGCGTACCTGCAGATGGTCGCGGCGACGAACTTCAAGCAGCGCACGCGCAAGATGATGGAGTACTACCACGCCGATCGCCTGAACTACGCGGTGGCGGGGACGCCCAACCGGCTCGAGTACGACCAGGGCTTCTTCGTGAAGCAGGGCGACGGCGCCGCGGACTTCAAGCCCATCGCGCACCTCTACAAGACCCAGGTCTACGCGCTGGCCGAGCACCTCGGCGTGCCGGAGGAGATCCGCCGGCGGCCGCCCACCACCGACACGTTCTCGCTGGCGCAGACGCAGGAGGAGTTCTACTTCGCGCTGCCGTACCGCGAGATGGACCTGTGCCTGTGGGCGCACGAGCACGACACGCCGGCCGCCGAGGTGGCGCCGGTGCTGGGCCTCACGCCGGAGCAGGTCGAGCGCGTCTACCGCGACATCGAGGCGAAGCGCCGGGTGAGCAGGTACCTGCACCAGGCGCCGCTGCTCGTGGCGGATCCGCGGGGCTGA
- a CDS encoding class I adenylate-forming enzyme family protein has protein sequence MRSPFLHDWLFAHAERRPEAPAVATPSMRVTYGELAGRVRALAGHLAARGVRPGDRVVLALPNLPATVAAGLAVNALGATTVEVNREWSPEILGRILAQTRTRHALVWGRDARTWGGLCRSHPLERLWVVHPGAPPAALLDALGGTPATWVIEDGRVDPAEGAAPPPPSPALSPDQPALVLYTSGSTGQPRGVVQTFRNVDANSRSIVQYLELGESDRALLILPLYYCYGRSVLQTHLLAGGSMFLDGRFAFPRVVLEAMTGEGCTGFAGVPLTFEIIRRQVDVASMRFPTLRYLTQAGGAMAPDTVAWVRNAFQPARLFVMYGQTEATARLAYLPPERGEEKLGSMGVAIPGVELRVVDDGGRELATGETGHLVARGDNVTLGYLDEPEETAAILHDGWLWTGDLASRDADGFFFHRGRSKEILKVGGHRVSPIEIEHAVARHPDVAEAAVVGVQDALMGELPVAFVVPRPGASPTEDDLRRFCREHLPAYQVPVRFTFVDALPRNESGKLLRAELARRTGP, from the coding sequence GTGCGATCTCCGTTCCTACACGACTGGCTGTTCGCGCACGCCGAGCGGCGCCCCGAGGCGCCGGCGGTGGCGACGCCCTCCATGCGCGTGACGTACGGCGAGCTCGCCGGGCGCGTGCGCGCGCTCGCGGGCCACCTCGCGGCCCGGGGCGTACGTCCCGGCGACCGGGTCGTGCTCGCGCTGCCGAACCTTCCGGCGACCGTCGCGGCGGGGCTCGCCGTGAACGCGCTCGGCGCCACCACCGTCGAGGTGAACCGGGAGTGGTCGCCGGAGATCCTCGGGCGCATCCTCGCGCAGACCCGGACGCGCCACGCGCTGGTCTGGGGTCGCGACGCACGGACGTGGGGTGGGCTCTGCCGGAGCCACCCGCTCGAGCGACTCTGGGTCGTGCACCCCGGCGCCCCGCCGGCGGCGCTCCTCGACGCGCTCGGCGGCACCCCTGCGACCTGGGTGATCGAGGACGGCCGGGTGGATCCGGCCGAGGGTGCGGCGCCGCCCCCGCCCTCCCCGGCGCTCTCGCCCGACCAGCCCGCGCTCGTCCTCTACACCTCCGGCAGCACCGGCCAGCCGCGCGGCGTGGTGCAGACGTTCCGGAACGTGGACGCGAACTCGCGCTCCATCGTCCAGTACCTCGAGCTCGGCGAGTCCGACCGCGCGCTGCTGATCCTCCCGCTCTACTACTGCTACGGGCGCAGCGTGCTGCAGACGCACCTGCTGGCCGGCGGCTCAATGTTCCTGGACGGCCGCTTCGCGTTCCCGCGCGTGGTCCTCGAGGCCATGACCGGCGAGGGCTGCACCGGCTTCGCCGGCGTCCCGCTCACGTTCGAGATCATCCGCCGCCAGGTGGACGTCGCGTCCATGCGCTTCCCCACCCTGCGCTACCTGACGCAGGCCGGCGGCGCGATGGCGCCGGACACGGTCGCCTGGGTGCGCAACGCGTTCCAGCCCGCGCGGCTGTTCGTCATGTACGGGCAGACCGAGGCGACCGCGCGGCTCGCCTACCTGCCGCCGGAGCGTGGCGAGGAGAAGCTCGGCTCGATGGGCGTCGCCATCCCGGGCGTCGAGCTCCGGGTGGTGGACGACGGCGGCCGGGAGCTGGCCACCGGCGAGACCGGCCACCTGGTGGCGCGCGGCGACAACGTGACGCTCGGTTACCTGGACGAGCCCGAGGAGACCGCCGCCATCCTGCACGACGGGTGGCTGTGGACGGGCGACCTCGCCTCGCGCGACGCGGACGGCTTCTTCTTCCACCGCGGCCGGTCGAAGGAGATCCTCAAGGTCGGCGGGCACCGCGTGAGCCCGATCGAGATCGAGCACGCGGTGGCCCGCCACCCCGACGTCGCCGAGGCGGCGGTCGTCGGGGTGCAGGACGCGCTGATGGGCGAGCTGCCGGTGGCGTTCGTGGTGCCGCGCCCCGGCGCGTCGCCGACCGAGGACGACCTGCGCCGCTTCTGCCGCGAGCACCTGCCGGCGTACCAGGTCCCGGTGCGCTTCACGTTCGTGGACGCGCTGCCGCGGAACGAGTCGGGGAAGCTGCTGCGTGCGGAGCTGGCGCGGAGGACGGGGCCGTGA
- a CDS encoding glycosyltransferase family 4 protein yields the protein MRRIAMVGHGDYSAALELIARGEPEPYFGMAYTLRTLDALFEGDPHLVVSLNAPAYRERRGAGELVGLPVRALPRPLPSTIAMALWGRRIVRELERFRPTHLLLRTGGILAWQVLRYSVARGVGTLVVFANTFDDPDAKNRFVSRRLAPLLNDRSVFLVGNHKAPATSSMARFGIDPRKSIAWDWPGTRHPRDSPAKTLKPGAPWRVAYVGAMTEKKGVGDLLEGMRLLHARGRPVRLTAVGSGADLEALRARAKSLPPGLATFPGPVGNEEAFRLMLDSTLVCVPTRPEFTEGMPLTLTEALASRTPVVASDHPVFTQAFVDGRGLRFFRARSPASLADAIETVLSDPAEYARLSRTTADAYATVECPTSFGDLVQRWKRSF from the coding sequence GTGAGGCGGATCGCGATGGTCGGGCACGGAGACTACTCCGCCGCGCTCGAGCTCATCGCGCGCGGCGAGCCCGAGCCGTACTTCGGCATGGCCTACACCCTCCGGACGCTCGACGCGCTGTTCGAGGGCGATCCTCACCTGGTCGTCAGCCTGAACGCGCCCGCCTATCGAGAGCGGCGGGGAGCGGGCGAGCTCGTGGGGCTGCCGGTGCGCGCGCTGCCGCGCCCGCTGCCATCCACGATCGCGATGGCGCTCTGGGGCCGCCGGATCGTCCGGGAGCTCGAGCGCTTCCGTCCCACCCACCTCCTGCTCCGCACGGGCGGCATCCTGGCCTGGCAGGTGCTCCGGTACAGCGTCGCGCGCGGCGTCGGCACGCTCGTCGTCTTCGCCAACACCTTCGACGACCCCGACGCCAAGAACCGCTTCGTGAGCCGGAGGCTGGCCCCGCTGCTCAACGACCGCAGCGTGTTCCTCGTCGGGAACCACAAGGCCCCGGCCACCTCGTCGATGGCGCGGTTCGGCATCGACCCGCGGAAGTCGATCGCGTGGGACTGGCCGGGCACGCGCCATCCGCGAGACTCGCCGGCGAAGACCCTGAAGCCGGGCGCGCCCTGGCGCGTCGCGTACGTGGGCGCGATGACGGAGAAGAAGGGCGTCGGGGACCTGCTGGAGGGGATGCGCCTCCTGCACGCGCGAGGACGGCCCGTGCGTCTCACCGCGGTGGGCAGCGGCGCCGATCTCGAGGCGCTGCGCGCTCGCGCGAAGTCCCTGCCACCGGGTCTCGCGACGTTCCCCGGCCCAGTAGGAAACGAGGAGGCGTTCCGCCTGATGCTGGACAGCACGCTCGTGTGCGTGCCGACACGGCCGGAGTTCACCGAGGGCATGCCCCTGACGCTGACCGAGGCCCTCGCGAGCCGGACGCCGGTGGTCGCCTCGGACCACCCGGTGTTCACGCAGGCCTTCGTCGACGGCCGCGGCCTCCGCTTCTTCCGGGCCAGGTCGCCGGCCTCGCTCGCCGACGCGATCGAGACGGTGCTGTCGGATCCCGCGGAGTACGCGCGCCTCTCCCGGACCACCGCGGACGCCTATGCGACGGTCGAGTGCCCGACCTCGTTCGGCGATCTCGTCCAGCGCTGGAAGCGATCGTTCTGA
- a CDS encoding PKD domain-containing protein, translating to MHFQPVSKGTAAAALAIASMLALGCSGTNSTFEDPAGQAPGVTVSPGAATVYPEQSLTFQANVTGYANPGVTWSIADGTNGGTISADGFYTAPSSTGTYRVVATSVANPSLSASATVTVSTAPPPPPDGSTMTAAHRTSGVAPLAVFFDAVDTTPTGSASPFNWASNVYQPADLEGAQYTWSFGDPGSGNWSTTGKSKNAATGYTAAHVFENPGTYTVSLTVVDTAGVTRTYTQTINVSAFSGTTFFVAANGSDSNNGTSQSTPFQTVNRAMTAALAASGPVQVLFRRGDTFSASSIYAITKPGPGIIGAYGSGNRPVINVADLGDGNVFSPRGTGADWRIMDLDMRGANPSTATGPIGPDVSHQGVNLLVLRLRASNFYVGLGWGDWTPIYATPHDGMFIVDSESPNNGGYGMYLGGRRIALLGNVASDPGQTHVCRVWQAHKAVISNNQFLRPGGQRHALKLHGPQLNDGRPETRWVSINDNVFQASGTSQWTVSIGSASSVANENGPVSHLVLERNRFGGSASLVADIETESSHAMVRNNVFDDTLASGVTSILWEQRNSVVPAPSDIRIYNNTFYNGSASGGSGLIRTNSTTTNLRLRNNLYAADSTGNISLVQGTRGAGWAEDVNLVVGLSALANPGGGDFTLPVGSPAVDAGLNLSDVRGDYLLAPRPRGAGLDVGAFESR from the coding sequence ATGCACTTCCAGCCTGTCTCGAAGGGAACGGCGGCGGCCGCGCTGGCCATCGCCTCCATGCTGGCTCTGGGCTGTTCCGGCACCAACTCCACCTTCGAAGACCCTGCTGGACAGGCGCCGGGTGTCACCGTCTCCCCGGGCGCGGCCACGGTCTACCCCGAGCAGAGCCTCACGTTCCAGGCGAACGTGACGGGATATGCGAACCCCGGGGTCACCTGGTCGATCGCGGACGGGACGAACGGCGGCACGATCAGCGCCGATGGCTTCTACACCGCCCCCTCGAGCACCGGCACGTACCGGGTCGTCGCGACCAGCGTCGCGAACCCGTCCCTGAGCGCCAGCGCCACCGTCACCGTCTCGACGGCCCCCCCGCCGCCGCCGGACGGCTCGACGATGACGGCGGCGCACCGGACCTCCGGCGTCGCGCCGCTGGCGGTGTTCTTCGACGCGGTCGACACCACGCCCACCGGCAGCGCCTCGCCCTTCAACTGGGCCAGCAACGTGTACCAGCCCGCCGACCTCGAGGGCGCCCAGTACACGTGGAGCTTCGGTGACCCGGGCTCCGGAAACTGGAGCACGACCGGGAAGTCGAAGAACGCGGCGACCGGGTACACGGCCGCCCACGTCTTCGAGAACCCCGGCACGTACACCGTGTCGCTCACCGTCGTGGACACCGCCGGGGTCACGCGGACCTACACCCAGACCATCAACGTCTCGGCGTTCAGCGGCACGACGTTCTTCGTCGCCGCGAACGGCAGCGACTCGAACAACGGCACGTCGCAGTCCACGCCCTTCCAGACGGTCAATCGCGCGATGACGGCCGCGCTGGCCGCCAGCGGTCCGGTGCAGGTCCTCTTCCGGCGGGGCGACACGTTCTCCGCCTCCTCCATCTACGCGATCACCAAGCCCGGCCCCGGGATCATCGGTGCGTATGGCTCGGGCAACCGCCCGGTCATCAACGTCGCGGACCTGGGGGATGGGAACGTCTTCAGCCCGCGGGGAACGGGCGCCGACTGGCGCATCATGGATCTCGACATGCGCGGTGCGAACCCGTCGACCGCGACCGGGCCCATCGGGCCGGACGTCTCGCATCAGGGCGTGAACCTGCTCGTCCTGCGGCTGCGTGCCAGCAACTTCTACGTCGGGCTCGGATGGGGAGACTGGACGCCGATCTACGCGACGCCCCACGACGGCATGTTCATCGTGGACAGCGAGTCCCCGAACAACGGCGGGTACGGGATGTACCTGGGCGGCCGGAGGATCGCACTCCTCGGAAACGTCGCGAGCGATCCCGGCCAGACGCACGTGTGCCGGGTATGGCAGGCGCACAAGGCCGTGATCTCGAACAACCAGTTCCTGCGCCCCGGAGGACAGCGCCACGCGCTCAAGCTGCACGGGCCGCAGCTGAACGACGGCCGCCCCGAGACGCGGTGGGTCTCCATCAACGACAACGTGTTCCAGGCGAGCGGCACGTCCCAGTGGACGGTCTCGATCGGCTCGGCCAGCAGCGTGGCGAACGAGAACGGTCCCGTCTCGCACCTGGTGCTCGAGCGAAACCGGTTCGGCGGGTCGGCGTCGCTGGTCGCGGACATCGAGACGGAGTCGAGCCACGCCATGGTCCGCAACAACGTCTTCGACGACACGCTCGCGTCCGGCGTGACCTCGATCCTGTGGGAGCAGCGCAACAGCGTCGTCCCTGCGCCCTCGGACATCCGCATCTACAACAACACGTTCTACAACGGGTCGGCCAGCGGCGGCTCCGGGCTCATCCGGACCAACTCGACGACGACCAACCTCCGGCTCCGGAACAACCTGTACGCCGCCGACTCGACCGGGAACATCAGCCTCGTCCAGGGGACGCGCGGCGCCGGCTGGGCGGAAGACGTCAACCTGGTGGTCGGCCTGTCGGCGCTCGCGAACCCCGGGGGCGGGGACTTCACGCTGCCGGTCGGCTCTCCGGCGGTGGACGCAGGCCTGAACCTGTCCGACGTCCGGGGCGACTACCTGCTCGCGCCGCGGCCGCGGGGTGCGGGGCTGGACGTCGGAGCCTTCGAGTCACGCTGA
- a CDS encoding acyltransferase has translation MAARHLAVGMVGGIATLLAVLLRVAEPAAAPLQRLWRLARLRARVDGTVPVTTQFDGAVETGGRLRLELGEHCRLGRRVFLETCEGGRIQLGAHVRINAGAFIVAYSEISIGRDALIAEYVSIRDADHGLAADGLVRTQPHTSRPIHIGEGAWIGRGAVVLKGVSIGAGAVVAANSVVTKDVRPMAIVAGVPAKEIRLRDGAPLAAATPRAPGARG, from the coding sequence ATGGCGGCAAGGCATCTGGCGGTCGGGATGGTCGGCGGCATCGCGACGCTGCTCGCGGTGCTCCTTCGCGTGGCGGAGCCCGCGGCGGCGCCGCTCCAGCGGCTCTGGCGGCTCGCGCGGCTTCGCGCGCGCGTGGACGGGACGGTACCCGTCACCACCCAGTTCGATGGAGCGGTGGAGACGGGCGGGCGGCTGCGCCTGGAGCTCGGCGAGCACTGCCGCCTCGGCCGCCGGGTGTTCCTCGAGACCTGCGAGGGGGGGAGGATCCAGCTCGGCGCGCACGTCCGGATCAACGCCGGAGCGTTCATCGTGGCGTACTCCGAGATCTCGATCGGGCGTGACGCGCTCATCGCGGAGTACGTCAGCATCCGCGACGCCGATCATGGCCTGGCCGCGGACGGGCTCGTCCGCACACAACCGCACACATCCCGCCCGATCCACATCGGCGAGGGCGCCTGGATCGGCCGCGGCGCGGTGGTGCTGAAGGGCGTCAGCATCGGCGCCGGTGCGGTCGTCGCCGCGAACAGCGTGGTCACCAAGGACGTGCGGCCGATGGCGATCGTGGCGGGCGTTCCAGCGAAGGAGATCCGCCTCCGGGACGGGGCGCCGCTGGCGGCCGCGACGCCGCGGGCTCCGGGCGCGCGAGGCTGA
- a CDS encoding SGNH/GDSL hydrolase family protein, with the protein MTTPPLAVHALLGLVAFAAMAVASRVRAEPRERRDLQAVSERRVFFGHQSVGGNVIQGLQDLAAQQGVPLRIVEARAPGVGAGTFAHEAVAENGDPMRKLRSFSAALAPGGEGAGAEVALLKFCYVDIHADTDVASLFAAYRKTIAELQAVSPATTFVHVTAPLQTVEGGVRGWAKELLGKPRWGTQHNARREEFNALMRREYGGKAPLFDLARVESTRPDGSAETSAWQGGAVPSLVPAYTDDGGHLNAEGRARAARALASVIASVPREPAPAAAR; encoded by the coding sequence ATGACGACCCCGCCGCTCGCCGTCCACGCACTCCTCGGCCTGGTCGCGTTCGCGGCCATGGCGGTCGCCTCGCGCGTGCGCGCCGAGCCGCGCGAGCGGCGCGATCTGCAGGCGGTCTCGGAGCGGCGGGTGTTCTTCGGACACCAGTCGGTCGGCGGAAACGTCATCCAGGGGCTCCAGGATCTCGCCGCGCAGCAGGGCGTGCCGCTCCGGATCGTGGAGGCCCGCGCGCCCGGCGTCGGCGCGGGCACCTTCGCGCACGAGGCGGTCGCCGAGAACGGCGACCCCATGCGCAAGCTGCGGAGCTTCTCCGCCGCGCTCGCCCCCGGCGGCGAGGGCGCGGGGGCCGAGGTGGCGCTGCTCAAGTTCTGCTACGTGGACATCCACGCCGACACCGACGTGGCGTCCCTGTTCGCCGCCTACCGGAAGACCATCGCGGAGCTCCAGGCGGTGAGCCCGGCCACGACGTTCGTGCACGTGACCGCCCCGCTCCAGACCGTCGAGGGCGGCGTGCGCGGGTGGGCGAAGGAGCTCCTGGGCAAGCCGCGGTGGGGGACGCAGCACAACGCGCGCCGCGAGGAGTTCAACGCGCTCATGCGTCGGGAGTACGGCGGGAAGGCGCCGCTGTTCGACCTCGCGCGCGTGGAGTCCACGCGCCCGGACGGGAGCGCGGAGACGTCCGCCTGGCAGGGCGGGGCCGTCCCGTCGCTCGTGCCGGCGTACACGGACGACGGCGGGCACCTGAACGCGGAGGGGCGGGCACGCGCGGCCCGGGCCCTCGCGTCGGTGATCGCGTCGGTGCCGCGCGAGCCGGCCCCGGCGGCGGCGCGCTGA
- a CDS encoding glycosyltransferase has product MTPRPYCVITPCRDEARFARRTLDSVIAQTEPPALWVIVDDGSKDETPAILAEYAARVPWIRVLRRADRGDRKVGGGVIEAFDAGLETVDLDAFDYVCKLDLDLDLPPGYFAALMDRMEAQPRLGTCSGKAYYVRGDAGTPMPFPLGADPRLVSERIGDDVSVGASKFYRVSCFRQIGGFVRAVMWDGIDTHRCRQRGWIATSWDEPELRFLHLRPMGTSHKSWWTGRARHGSGQYFMGTSPLWLLASAAFRMTRPPLVVGGVAILYGYLRSLLAGAPRYGDAAFRSFLRRYQLQCLLKGKRRATAELDARQASVWNPRGEVPDSFRAAS; this is encoded by the coding sequence ATGACCCCGCGACCGTACTGTGTGATCACGCCCTGCCGCGACGAGGCCCGGTTCGCGCGCCGGACCCTCGACTCCGTCATCGCCCAGACCGAGCCGCCCGCGCTCTGGGTGATCGTGGACGACGGCTCGAAGGACGAGACCCCCGCCATCCTCGCCGAGTATGCCGCGCGCGTCCCCTGGATCCGGGTGCTCCGCCGCGCCGACCGGGGGGACCGGAAGGTGGGCGGCGGGGTGATCGAGGCGTTCGACGCCGGCCTCGAGACGGTGGACCTCGACGCGTTCGACTACGTCTGCAAGCTCGATCTCGACCTCGACCTGCCGCCCGGCTACTTCGCCGCGCTGATGGACCGGATGGAGGCGCAGCCACGCCTCGGCACCTGCTCCGGCAAGGCGTACTACGTGCGCGGGGACGCGGGCACGCCCATGCCGTTCCCGCTCGGCGCGGACCCGCGCCTCGTCTCGGAGCGGATCGGCGACGACGTCTCGGTGGGCGCGAGCAAGTTCTACCGGGTCTCGTGCTTCCGGCAGATCGGCGGCTTCGTCCGCGCGGTGATGTGGGACGGGATCGACACGCACCGCTGCCGCCAGCGAGGCTGGATCGCGACCTCGTGGGACGAGCCCGAGCTGCGCTTCCTGCACCTCCGGCCGATGGGCACCAGCCACAAGAGCTGGTGGACCGGGCGGGCGCGGCACGGCTCCGGCCAGTACTTCATGGGCACGAGCCCGCTGTGGCTGCTGGCGAGCGCGGCGTTCCGCATGACCCGCCCGCCCCTGGTGGTCGGCGGCGTCGCCATCCTCTACGGTTACCTGCGGAGCCTCCTCGCCGGCGCGCCCCGCTACGGCGACGCGGCGTTCCGCAGCTTCCTGCGGCGCTACCAGCTCCAGTGCCTGCTCAAGGGCAAGCGGCGCGCCACCGCCGAGCTGGACGCGCGCCAGGCGTCGGTGTGGAATCCACGCGGCGAGGTCCCGGACTCGTTCCGAGCGGCCTCGTAG